In Nitrosococcus halophilus Nc 4, the genomic stretch TAAAGCCGCCCTGACCGAGATTAACCCCACTAACCGAGATCAACCCATCGCGGTAAAATAAACCCGCATTCAACAGCCATTACGGCAGGAGAATTCATCGTGGCATCAAGAGGCGTTAACAAAGTCATTCTGATAGGTAACCTGGGACGGGATCCGGAAGTCCGCTATACCGCCAGTGGCGGGGCCATCGCCAATATCACCCTGGCCACCTCGGAGACCTGGAAAGACAAAACCACCGGCGAGCAACAGGAACGCACCGAATGGCACCGGGTAGTGTTCTTCGGCCGCCTGGGGGAAATTGCCGGCGAATACCTGAAAAAAGGCTCCAAGATCTACGTGGAAGGCCGCCTCCAAACCCGCAAGTGGCAAGGCCAGGACGGCCAGGACCGCTATACCACCGAGATTGTCGCCAACGAGATGCAAATGCTGGACCGGGCCACAGGCGGCAGCGCCCCTTATAACAACGACATGAACCAAGGCTCGGCCCCAGGCCCCTCAAGTCCTCCCTCCCGGCCTTCACCTCCCCCGTCCTCAAGCGATGATGATTTTGAGGATGACATACCGTTCTGACGGCTACCATAAATAATTTTGATCGAAGTCAAGCATTCCATAGGGAAACTTGAGAAATCTGGATTCGGGAATCACAGAGGTAAGGAAAATCACCGGCGGCGAGATGAGAAAGAAGTTTTCCATGAACTTTGTGAGATTGTGGAGGAGGCTATCGAACTCTATCGGCGCGAGGGTAAACCCTTACCTCCTCCTACCTCCAATCGCGACTTTGCCAACAAAATTCAAAACTTCGGTTTAAAAGGAAAGCTTATTTCTATCTAAAAAAGCTTTTAAAGAACATGGCAGAGCATATTGCTATTTTTTTATATACTTCAAAGACACGTGACAAGACCTGATCCTATAAACTGTGGCCTTTTTTGACGATCTTGTGAATGAGATTGCTGCTACGCGGCAACCTTCCGGCGAAGTTTGGTTTCGCGGACAAGCCGACGCTTCGTGGGCTCTAGTACCTCGTTTGTTGCGATCAGGAATATCACGCGAACAGGAAAAAAACATGCTTACGCGGTTTCGCTATCGCGCAATGGGTATGCTTGAATACCCTCCAGCAGACAATGACCCTGCTCGCTGGCTGTTTCTCATGCAGCACCACGGGTTACCCACCCGGCTCCTGGATTGGAGCGAATCGGCACTCGCAGCGGTGTTTTTCGCCGTT encodes the following:
- the ssb gene encoding single-stranded DNA-binding protein — its product is MASRGVNKVILIGNLGRDPEVRYTASGGAIANITLATSETWKDKTTGEQQERTEWHRVVFFGRLGEIAGEYLKKGSKIYVEGRLQTRKWQGQDGQDRYTTEIVANEMQMLDRATGGSAPYNNDMNQGSAPGPSSPPSRPSPPPSSSDDDFEDDIPF